One window from the genome of Scatophagus argus isolate fScaArg1 chromosome 13, fScaArg1.pri, whole genome shotgun sequence encodes:
- the LOC124069469 gene encoding proteoglycan 4-like, with the protein MSDIPVGLLPMSSASSYGGSPDSPAPGSSLPLYSAPSLGSRPSGPEAAGGKLNIQLVLSPGGAAPPVASQGGPAGSRPNTLQDVAQGLGLSVMEAGSEGPGTGVLADVDLCSDSPINGLTALSNGTILIFKGELFWSVDPVSRSVGHPQRITDTLGVSSPIDTVFTRPNCHGNTYIIKGDQYWRLDGNMVMEPGYPKPLATEFPGLTGSISAALAIPATRSSPETVFFFKNGDIMQRFTFPPGSTPPCSKTSRSSSQGRLTRQAEVLLSGEINIKVSLKGFPTPVTSALSMPSRQRRNQYELYIFSGPLYFRVQISGNLPALAKPDPSAAITPQPILSPADMATDSANMAQNANQPQPAPANSILVWLRCP; encoded by the exons ATGAGTGACATACCTGTTGGTCTACTGCCAATGTCCAGTGCTTCCTCTTATGGTGGTTCTCCAGACTCACCAGCCCCTGGCTCCTCTCTGCCCCTCTATAGTGCTCCATCTCTGGGCAGCAGGCCCTCTGGTCCTGAAGCCGCTGGTGGAAAACTTAACATCCAACTGGTGCTGTCACCTGGGGGAGCGGCCCCGCCGGTGGCAAGTCAAG GAGGCCCAGCAGGCTCCAGGCCCAACACCCTGCAGGATGTAGCACAGGGACTGGGTCTCTCTGTGATGGAAGCAGGTTCTGAGGGACCAGGGACAG gAGTCTTGGCCGATGTTGACCTCTGCAGTGACTCCCCCATCAATGGACTGACAGCTCTCAGCAATGGGACCATACTGATATTCAAAG gtgagCTTTTCTGGTCAGTGGACCCAGTCAGTCGCTCAGTTGGTCATCCACAGAGGATCACAGACACTCTAGGTGTCTCCTCTCCCATTGATACTGTCTTCACACGCCCCAACTGCCATGGAAACACCTACATCATCAAG GGAGACCAGTATTGGCGTCTAGACGGCAACATGGTGATGGAGCCGGGCTACCCCAAGCCTCTGGCAACTGAGTTCCCAGGTCTGACGGGAAGCATCAGCGCTGCACTGGCAATCCCAGCCACCAGAAGCAGCCCGGAGACTGTGTTCTTCTTTAAGAACg GAGACATTATGCAGAGGTTCACCTTCCCACCAGGAAGTACTCCACCCTGCAGCAAGACTTCAAGAAGCTCTTCTCAGGGGCGTTTGACTCGCCAGGCTG AGGTTCTTCTAAGTGGAGAGATCAACATCAAAGTGTCCCTGAAAGGATTCCCCACCCCAGTTACCTCCGCTTTGTCCATGCCCAGCCGTCAGAGGAGAAACCAGTACGAGCTCTACATCTTCTCTGGAC CCCTCTACTTCAGAGTCCAGATTTCAGGCAACCTGCCAGCGCTTGCCAAACCTGACCCATCTGCAGCCATCACACCCCAACCCATCCTCAGCCCTGCTGACATGGCAACCGACTCCGCCAACATGGCTCAGAATGCGAACCAACCTCAGCCAGCTCCAGCCAACTCCATCCTAGTTTGGCTGCGCTGCCCATAG
- the LOC124069062 gene encoding proteoglycan 4-like — MKMMMKRMMMKMSLWFLFLGLAVTNTAAGPGSCVGRCGENFSRGQQCKCDFDCQQHNECCPDFQAICTNAQSCQGRCGEAFRRGQLCDCDPQCISHSTCCQDYQLHCCKGTITHYHIYYIFNTN, encoded by the exons atgaagatgatgatgaagaggatgatgatgaaaatgtcactgtggtTTCTATTTCTTGGCCTTGCCGTGACCAACACTGCTGCTGGGCCAG GCAGCTGTGTGGGTCGCTGTGGTGAGAATTTCTCCAGAGGCCAGCAGTGTAAGTGCGACTTTGACTGCCAGCAACATAACGAGTGCTGCCCAGACTTTCAGGCCATTTGCACCAATG CTCAGTCCTGTCAGGGTCGCTGTGGTGAGGCCTTCAGGCGCGGtcagctgtgtgactgtgaccCACAGTGCATCAGCCATAGCACCTGCTGTCAAGACTACCAACTACACTGCTGTAAGGGCACAATTACACATtatcatatatattatatatttaacacAAATTAG
- the dusp12 gene encoding dual specificity protein phosphatase 12, with protein sequence MLLVDPGLYIGTAADLNDSKALADAAVTHILSVDSTDPTPVLPANGDLHRKWINVLDEVTSDLLSHMDECFLFIQEAVDGGGAALVHCQAGRSRSATIVTAYLMKRYQLGFTEAYCRLKRVKQDVQVNSGFEEQLCLYEAMHCKVDASSPLYKQYRLTKVTEKYPELQHVPRELFAVDPAHSSSSEVSYRCRKCRRTLFRDSSILSHPVGEGASAFGHKKTNNLSGDVQCTSYFIEPVQWMEQALLGVMDGQLLCPKCSSKLGSFSWCGDQCSCGRWVTPAFQLHRNRVDEIRQLKIQK encoded by the exons ATGCTCCTGGTGGACCCCGGTCTGTACATTGGCACTGCGGCAGACCTCAATGACAGCAAGGCATTGGCTGATGCAGCCGTCACTCACATCCTGTCAGTGGACTCCACGGACCCCACTCCTGTGCTTCCTGCCAATGGGGACCTCCACAGGAAATGGATTAATGTTTTGGATgaggtgacctctgacctcctgaGTCACATGGACGAATGCTTCCTGTTCATTCAGGAGGCTGTGGATGGAGGCGGAGCTGCACTTGTCCACTG CCAGGCTGGTCGGAGTCGCAGTGCCACCATCGTTACTGCTTATCTAATGAAGAGATACCAGCTGGGCTTCACCGAGGCTTACTGCAGACTCAAGAGAGTCAAACAGGATGTGca GGTCAACAGCGGTTTTGAGGAGCAGTTGTGTCTGTATGAAGCCATGCATTGTAAAGTGGATGCCTCCAGTCCTCTGTACAAACAGTACAGACTGACCAAAGTTACTGAGAAGTACCCTG AGTTGCAGCATGTTCCGAGGGAGCTGTTTGCCGTTGACCCTGCCCACTCCAGTTCCTCTGAAGTGTCCTACCGCTGCAGGAAGTGCAG AAGAACTCTGTTTCGTGACTCCAGCATTCTCAGTCACCCAGTTGGAGAAGGAGCGTCAGCCTTTGGTCACAAGAAGACCAATAACCTCTCTG GAGACGTCCAGTGTACGTCTTACTTCATTGAACCGGTGCAGTGGATGGAACAAGCTTTACTTGGAGTGATGGATGGTCag ctgCTGTGTCCTAAGTGTAGCTCTAAGCTGGGCTCATTCAGCTGGTGCGGTGATCAGTGTTCGTGTGGTCGCTGGGTCACTCCCGCCTTCCAGCTGCATCGCAACAGAGTGGACGAGATCCGACagctgaaaatacagaaatag